From the genome of Alosa alosa isolate M-15738 ecotype Scorff River chromosome 20, AALO_Geno_1.1, whole genome shotgun sequence, one region includes:
- the s100s gene encoding S100 calcium binding protein S isoform X3 encodes MSKEPSSNLESAMQMLIKTFHKYSGKEGDKYTLSRGELRELLTEELGNYLGSAQDKDAVEKVMNDLDSNNDGEVDFTEFIILMGALTVACNDFFLEMPKKDEKPEEAKKE; translated from the exons ATGTCCAAAGAGCCTAGTTCCAACCTGGAGAGCGCCATGCAGATGCTCATCAAGACCTTCCACAAGTACTCGGGCAAGGAGGGCGACAAGTACACGCTGAGCCGTGGAGAGCTGAGGGAACTACTCACCGAGGAGCTGGGGAACTACCTAGGG AGTGCGCAGGACAAAGACGCGGTGGAAAAGGTGATGAATGACCTGGACTCCAACAACGACGGCGAGGTGGACTTCACCGAGTTCATCATCCTCATGGGTGCGCTCACCGTGGCCTGCAACGACTTCTTCCTTGAAATGCCCAAGAAGGACGAAAAGCCGGAAGAGGCGAAGAAAGAGTGA
- the LOC125285485 gene encoding SH2 domain-containing adapter protein E-like — MALGEAYVPSPISPQRFAMARWFKEFPINFRNGTDKIRSVSESDCPNRDKPAGTLGMGTAPRGSPRKGSGGGRSGGVSCLLSGRNRKNSTNEPCHSVIKDEKVWDSLLSGKSRKNSKSVAVSEEHNRTLKNCISASSYITRLIKVEKQDKIQNPSSACTPPIEEQNKGTMVGKPETVIIREDYADPFDAQRSREQNVSPGRGENDGYMEPYDAQQLITEIRRRGSKDLLKMSTVLEGGEGLRDDPRSSHPLQIYDDPYEGATETTVSRPESDPRSPAEYELPWEWRREQILKALSVPFDDAADRLDPTPGREEAAAPHLSWPQMHPLQRWSWSQRGPRTSPPPSQAAPRPPPPSQVVPRSPPPSHSGGSPVSTAEGDGCRVDPSVPLEMQSWYHGSVTRQEVDSQLQSCKEGSFLVRDSESGTSKHSIALKTSQGCVHIIVAQTKESGYTLDQSRCTFPSIPQVVHYYCTQPLPFPGANHMTLRHPVPRSL, encoded by the exons ATGGCGCTTGGAGAGGCATACGTTCCCTCTCCAATCTCACCGCAAAGATTTGCAATGGCGAGGTGGTTTAAAGAGTTTCCCATCAACTTCAGAAATGGAACAGATAAAATCCGTTCTGTCTCGGAGTCGGACTGTCCGAACCGTGACAAGCCTGCGGGAACCTTGGGCATGGGTACCGCTCCAAGGGGGAGTCCGCGCAAAGGCTCCGGCGGTGGCAGAAGCGGCGGGGTGAGCTGCCTTCTGTCAGGAAGAAATCGGAAAAACTCTACCAACGAACCTTGTCACAGTGTGATTAAGGATGAGAAGGTTTGGGACAGTCTGCTCTCTGGAAAAAGTAGGAAAAATTCGAAATCAGTGGCTGTATCTGAGGAGCATAATCGGACACTGAAGAATTGTATCTCGGCAAGTTCTTACATCACCCGACTCATCAAAGTGGAGAAACAAGATAAGATACAAAATCCCAGCAGTGCATGTACTCCTCCGATCGAAGAACAGAATAAGGGCACGATGGTTGGCAAACCCGAGACG GTTATTATCAGGGAGGATTATGCGGATCCGTTCGATGCCCAGAGGAGCCGTGAGCAGAACGTGTCACCAGGGCGGGGAGAGAACGACGGCTACATGGAACCGTATGATGCCCAACAGCTCATCACAG AGATCCGGCGCAGAGGGTCCAAGGACCTGCTGAAGATGTCCACCGTCCTGGAGGGCGGCGAAGGCCTGCGGGACGACCCGAGGTCCTCTCATCCTCTGCAGATATATGATGACCCGTACGAGGGAGCCACAGAGACGACTGTGAGCCGCCCAGAGTCCGACCCACGTTCCCCAGCGGAGTATGAGCTGCCCTGGGAGTGGAGGAGGGAACAGATCCTGAAGGCGCTGTCAG TTCCATTTGATGATGCCGCTGATCGCCTGGACCCAACCCCAGGCAGAGAGGAGGCAGCAGCCCCACATCTCTCCTGGCCCCAGATGCATCCCCTGCAGCGGTGGAGCTGGAGCCAGAGGGGCCCCAGGACCTCTCCACCACCCAGCCAGGCAGCCCCCAGACCCCCACCACCCAGCCAGGTGGTCCCCAGATCCCCACCACCCAGCCATTCTGGCGGGAGCCCTGTCTCCACTGCTGAGGGAGACGGATGCAGGGTGGACCCCAGTGTGCCTCTGGAGATGCAGAG CTGGTACCATGGCAGTGTGACACGGCAGGAAGTGGACTCTCAGCTGCAGTCCTGCAAAGAGGGCAGTTTCCTGGTCAGAGACAGCGAATCGGGAACCAGCAAGCACTCCATCGCTCTCAA GACGAGCCAGGGCTGCGTGCACATCATCGTGGCGCAGACCAAGGAGAGTGGCTACACACTGGACCAGAGCCGCTGCACTTTTCCCAGCATCCCCCAGGTGGTGCACTACTACTGCACCCAGCCGCTGCCCTTCCCCGGAGCCAATCACATGACCCTGAGGCACCCCGTGCCCCGCTCACTCTAG
- the s100s gene encoding S100 calcium binding protein S isoform X2 has translation MANSRARSRCNVMSKEPSSNLESAMQMLIKTFHKYSGKEGDKYTLSRGELRELLTEELGNYLGSAQDKDAVEKVMNDLDSNNDGEVDFTEFIILMGALTVACNDFFLEMPKKDEKPEEAKKE, from the exons ATGGCCAACTCGCGCGCACGCTCACGGTGTAACGT CATGTCCAAAGAGCCTAGTTCCAACCTGGAGAGCGCCATGCAGATGCTCATCAAGACCTTCCACAAGTACTCGGGCAAGGAGGGCGACAAGTACACGCTGAGCCGTGGAGAGCTGAGGGAACTACTCACCGAGGAGCTGGGGAACTACCTAGGG AGTGCGCAGGACAAAGACGCGGTGGAAAAGGTGATGAATGACCTGGACTCCAACAACGACGGCGAGGTGGACTTCACCGAGTTCATCATCCTCATGGGTGCGCTCACCGTGGCCTGCAACGACTTCTTCCTTGAAATGCCCAAGAAGGACGAAAAGCCGGAAGAGGCGAAGAAAGAGTGA
- the s100u gene encoding S100 calcium binding protein U: protein MESAIKTVVSVYLKSAKGKENLSSKDFQGLVKNQLGGILNNAESKNAVKDMQQGLDDNQDGKVSFQEYMKLIGYLANAVSKQYVADKETKPAESNDGAVTQSEAPAAAETQPAAAKEVAPAAGNGEAEKAPEEPAAENTAEEKTEEEDEAS from the exons ATGGAGTCAGCAATCAAGACAGTGGTGTCTGTCTACCTCAAGTCTGCAAAGGGCAAAGAGAACCTGAGTTCAAAGGATTTCCAGGGCCTGGTGAAGAACCAACTCGGTGGCATCCTCAAT AATGCGGAGAGCAAGAACGCTGTGAAGGACATGCAGCAGGGTCTGGACGACAACCAGGACGGCAAGGTCAGCTTCCAGGAGTACATGAAGCTGATCGGCTACCTGGCCAACGCCGTCAGCAAGCAGTACGTCGCCGACAAGGAGACCAAGCCTGCGGAGAGCAACGACGGCGCGGTGACGCAGTCCGAGGCTCCTGCCGCCGCCGAGACCCAACCTGCCGCCGCCAAGGAGGTAGCCCCGGCGGCCGGTAACGGGGAGGCAGAGAAGGCCCCAGAAGAGCCGGCCGCAGAGAACACAGCGGAGGAgaagacggaggaggaggacgaggccTCGTAG
- the s100s gene encoding S100 calcium binding protein S isoform X1, which yields MTNWDLSGGAPISCPSHTPLLLTFDPRTDSMSKEPSSNLESAMQMLIKTFHKYSGKEGDKYTLSRGELRELLTEELGNYLGSAQDKDAVEKVMNDLDSNNDGEVDFTEFIILMGALTVACNDFFLEMPKKDEKPEEAKKE from the exons ATGACTAACTGGGACCTAAGTGGGGGCGCACCCATCTCCTGTCCATCTCACACCCCTCTCcttctgacctttgacccccgGACTGACAGCATGTCCAAAGAGCCTAGTTCCAACCTGGAGAGCGCCATGCAGATGCTCATCAAGACCTTCCACAAGTACTCGGGCAAGGAGGGCGACAAGTACACGCTGAGCCGTGGAGAGCTGAGGGAACTACTCACCGAGGAGCTGGGGAACTACCTAGGG AGTGCGCAGGACAAAGACGCGGTGGAAAAGGTGATGAATGACCTGGACTCCAACAACGACGGCGAGGTGGACTTCACCGAGTTCATCATCCTCATGGGTGCGCTCACCGTGGCCTGCAACGACTTCTTCCTTGAAATGCCCAAGAAGGACGAAAAGCCGGAAGAGGCGAAGAAAGAGTGA